Proteins from a genomic interval of Gemmatimonadaceae bacterium:
- the rdgB gene encoding RdgB/HAM1 family non-canonical purine NTP pyrophosphatase, translated as MSGRPAAPLILATRSVGKLHELRPMLAGYGIETLTLDHAGVAERPMEEEALEQFPTFEENALAKARYFFERAGRRPTVADDSGLEVLALGGRPGVHTKRWSGRTDLSGRALDAANNAKMLHELSGMADRRARYVCVAAYIDASGEHVCRGESTGRILDAPRGAGGFGYDPLFMSDDLGVTFAEATREQKEQVSHRGRAFAQLAAWLSANSR; from the coding sequence GTGAGCGGGCGGCCGGCGGCGCCGCTCATCCTGGCCACGCGCAGCGTCGGCAAGCTGCACGAGCTCCGTCCCATGCTGGCCGGATACGGCATCGAAACCCTCACGCTCGACCACGCCGGCGTGGCCGAGCGCCCCATGGAGGAAGAGGCGCTCGAGCAGTTCCCGACCTTCGAAGAGAATGCGCTCGCCAAGGCGCGCTATTTCTTCGAGCGGGCCGGCCGCCGCCCCACCGTGGCCGACGATTCGGGGCTCGAGGTGCTTGCGTTAGGCGGTCGGCCGGGTGTGCACACCAAGCGCTGGAGCGGTCGCACGGACCTGAGCGGCCGCGCGCTCGACGCCGCGAACAACGCGAAGATGCTCCACGAACTCTCCGGCATGGCCGATCGGCGCGCGCGCTATGTGTGCGTCGCCGCGTACATCGATGCATCCGGCGAGCACGTCTGCCGTGGCGAGAGCACCGGGCGCATCCTCGACGCGCCGCGCGGCGCCGGCGGCTTCGGCTACGATCCCTTGTTCATGTCCGACGATCTTGGCGTCACGTTCGCCGAGGCGACGCGCGAGCAGAAGGAGCAGGTGAGTCATCGCGGTCGAGCGTTCGCGCAGCTGGCGGCCTGGTTGTCGGCGAACTCGAGGTAG
- the rph gene encoding ribonuclease PH encodes MTASEPTPRTGRGPHKLRAITIERGAAPYAEGSCLIAFGSTRVLCTASIEEGVPGWRKGRGEGWLTAEYAMLPRATHTRTGRERSQVGGRTQEIQRLIGRSLRAMLDDFRFGELTLKVDCDVLQADGGTRTASVTGACVAVCDAFAWLVARGRLTATPVKRRVAAVSVGIIDGEPRLDLDYSEDVRAGVDMNVVMTSEGRFVEVQGTGEHATFERRELDQLLELAAGGVRALLEAQSRALGV; translated from the coding sequence GTGACCGCATCTGAGCCAACGCCGCGTACCGGACGCGGACCGCACAAGCTCCGCGCCATTACCATCGAGCGCGGCGCTGCCCCGTACGCCGAAGGGTCGTGTCTCATCGCGTTCGGTTCGACGCGCGTCCTCTGCACCGCGAGCATCGAAGAGGGCGTGCCCGGGTGGCGCAAAGGCCGCGGCGAAGGATGGCTCACCGCGGAATACGCCATGCTGCCCCGCGCCACGCACACGCGTACGGGGCGCGAGCGCTCCCAAGTGGGTGGACGCACGCAGGAGATCCAGCGGCTCATCGGGCGCAGCCTCCGCGCGATGCTCGACGATTTCCGCTTCGGCGAGCTCACGCTCAAGGTCGACTGCGATGTCTTGCAGGCCGATGGCGGCACGCGCACGGCATCGGTGACCGGCGCCTGCGTTGCTGTGTGCGACGCATTCGCGTGGCTGGTCGCCCGCGGCCGCCTAACGGCAACGCCCGTCAAGCGGCGCGTCGCCGCCGTGAGCGTCGGCATCATCGACGGTGAGCCGCGTCTCGATCTCGACTATTCCGAAGACGTGCGGGCCGGCGTCGACATGAATGTGGTGATGACCAGCGAGGGACGATTCGTGGAAGTGCAGGGCACCGGCGAGCACGCGACGTTCGAGCGCCGGGAGCTGGATCAGCTGCTCGAGCTGGCCGCCGGCGGCGTGCGGGCGCTGCTCGAGGCGCAGTCGCGCGCGTTAGGCGTGTGA
- the rfaE2 gene encoding D-glycero-beta-D-manno-heptose 1-phosphate adenylyltransferase — MRAPASKVLSLGGAMRWRADAGRVAFTNGVFDLLHPGHVDLLLTARNTADALIVGINSDDSVRRLKGAGRPVRSAADRAYVLAALECVDAVVVFPEDTPLAIIRALHPEVLIKGGDYAPADVVGRAEVEGWGGRLVIVPLTAGHSTTAIIASLRDRI, encoded by the coding sequence GTGCGAGCGCCGGCGTCCAAGGTCTTGTCGTTAGGCGGAGCCATGCGCTGGCGCGCCGATGCCGGACGCGTTGCGTTCACCAACGGCGTCTTCGATCTCCTGCACCCGGGCCACGTCGATCTGCTCCTCACGGCGCGGAACACGGCAGACGCACTCATCGTCGGCATCAACAGTGATGACTCGGTGCGGCGTCTCAAAGGCGCCGGACGCCCCGTACGATCGGCCGCCGATCGCGCCTACGTGCTGGCCGCGCTCGAGTGCGTGGATGCCGTCGTGGTCTTCCCCGAGGACACCCCGCTCGCGATCATTCGTGCGCTCCACCCCGAGGTGCTCATCAAGGGCGGCGACTATGCGCCGGCGGATGTGGTCGGCCGCGCGGAAGTCGAGGGCTGGGGCGGCCGTCTCGTCATTGTTCCGCTCACCGCGGGACATTCCACTACCGCAATCATCGCATCGCTTCGTGACCGCATCTGA
- the lptE gene encoding LPS assembly lipoprotein LptE, whose amino-acid sequence MRRSGISWLLAFIPLLTGACIYGFAGGGLPPRIKSVAVLPFDNETASATLQGELYTEMRHDVESRLGLHEAAEDKADAVVKGTITKYEADIPIAYSADPNQANSAQRKVQITVDVDIIDEATGRSIWSQKGLMRDGSYNERDEATGRKEAIQKIVNDVVAGAQSQW is encoded by the coding sequence ATGCGTCGATCTGGCATTAGCTGGCTGCTCGCGTTCATTCCGCTGCTCACCGGAGCCTGCATCTACGGCTTCGCCGGCGGCGGACTGCCGCCGCGCATCAAGAGCGTCGCCGTGCTGCCGTTCGACAATGAGACCGCATCGGCCACGCTGCAGGGTGAGCTGTACACCGAGATGCGGCACGATGTCGAATCGCGGCTGGGTCTGCACGAGGCCGCCGAAGACAAAGCGGACGCGGTCGTCAAGGGCACGATCACCAAGTACGAGGCCGACATTCCGATCGCCTACAGCGCCGATCCCAACCAGGCGAACTCTGCCCAACGGAAGGTGCAGATCACGGTCGACGTCGACATCATCGACGAGGCCACCGGCCGCTCCATCTGGTCGCAGAAGGGGTTGATGCGCGACGGCTCGTACAACGAGCGTGACGAAGCCACCGGCCGGAAGGAGGCCATCCAGAAAATCGTCAACGACGTCGTGGCGGGCGCGCAATCGCAATGGTGA
- a CDS encoding peptidylprolyl isomerase, with the protein MTRPPRCSGALVALVAAAVACTVHSAGAPAPAHGAAIDVAAYAQLLQMEDARRLDTAMVRAALGSGRPAERAEAALAVGRVHGTAMAPVLRTLLADPDTAVAASAAFALGLLRDSASVPALERALGAAPGVAAAAAWSLGDIGGPAAPAIRRALGAAWPAAVARALLLAAAKVHPAPLEDVRPYLRRPDADLRWAAVYAVSRSPVAAAVREVASLAGDASALVRAQVARAMSHRAAGDSLAGVAQPVLQALARDTSAHVRIEALRAAATYGDSSRALLLAALHDADGNVRLTAAQSLGAVPDVARPVWMSAWRADTGFAFRAALLASAMKHDVVLPAAESDNPDSWWHVGDWRYRAAVANAGADAPSIERMREVSLLATRDPDPRVREAGFAALAPHADTAEQHPWRRQYMYFGLTDRDADVRALAIESLVGHASAAELPRVWAGWSRAQGDTVDDARAAVLHYVASAWKRDSAAFPDSLTALLRAIPAPANPLVRAAGLGCPLFAAWRDAPPATVHPLDWYEARVRDLVVPAWRGARPHAVLATARGPIEIELYAEDAPLTVFNFLSLARAGAYDHIAFHRVVPDFVVQDGDARGDGNGGPSYTIRDELNRRLYDRGAVGMALGGPDTGGSQYFIALSPQPHLDGGYTVFGHVTSGYDALDAIVQGDSLFTVREK; encoded by the coding sequence GTGACGCGACCGCCTCGATGTAGCGGCGCGCTGGTCGCGTTGGTCGCGGCTGCGGTCGCGTGCACGGTCCACAGCGCGGGAGCCCCTGCGCCGGCGCACGGCGCGGCCATCGACGTCGCCGCGTACGCGCAGCTGCTGCAAATGGAAGACGCGCGCCGCCTCGACACCGCGATGGTGCGCGCCGCACTCGGCTCGGGCCGCCCGGCGGAGCGCGCGGAGGCCGCGCTCGCCGTTGGGCGCGTGCACGGAACCGCGATGGCGCCGGTGCTGCGCACGCTGCTCGCCGATCCCGACACGGCCGTCGCGGCGAGCGCCGCGTTTGCGTTAGGCCTGCTGCGCGACTCGGCGAGCGTGCCGGCGCTCGAGCGCGCGTTAGGCGCGGCGCCCGGCGTGGCCGCCGCGGCCGCCTGGAGCCTGGGCGACATCGGCGGGCCGGCCGCGCCCGCCATTCGCCGTGCGTTGGGCGCCGCGTGGCCGGCGGCGGTCGCGCGGGCGCTTCTCTTGGCCGCCGCCAAAGTGCATCCGGCTCCGCTGGAGGACGTGCGGCCGTACCTCCGCCGACCCGATGCGGACCTGCGTTGGGCCGCGGTGTACGCCGTCTCTCGCTCGCCGGTCGCCGCCGCCGTTCGCGAGGTTGCTTCCCTCGCCGGCGACGCGAGCGCGCTCGTCCGCGCACAGGTCGCCCGCGCCATGTCGCATCGCGCCGCCGGCGACTCGCTCGCCGGCGTCGCGCAGCCCGTGCTCCAGGCGCTCGCCCGCGACACGTCCGCGCACGTGCGCATCGAAGCGCTGCGCGCCGCAGCCACCTACGGCGACTCGTCGCGCGCGCTCCTGCTCGCCGCGCTCCACGACGCCGATGGCAACGTCCGCCTCACCGCCGCCCAATCGTTAGGCGCAGTGCCCGACGTGGCGCGGCCCGTGTGGATGAGCGCCTGGCGCGCCGATACCGGCTTCGCCTTTCGCGCCGCCCTGCTCGCGTCGGCAATGAAGCACGACGTCGTCCTTCCCGCGGCCGAATCCGACAATCCGGACTCGTGGTGGCACGTGGGCGACTGGCGATATCGCGCCGCCGTCGCCAACGCCGGCGCCGACGCGCCGTCGATCGAGCGCATGCGCGAAGTGTCGCTGCTCGCCACGCGCGATCCGGACCCGCGCGTGCGCGAGGCGGGATTCGCCGCGCTCGCCCCCCACGCCGACACCGCCGAGCAGCACCCCTGGCGCCGGCAGTACATGTACTTCGGCCTAACGGACCGCGACGCGGACGTGCGCGCGCTCGCCATCGAGTCGCTCGTCGGGCACGCGTCGGCCGCCGAACTGCCGCGCGTGTGGGCGGGCTGGTCGCGCGCTCAGGGCGACACGGTCGACGACGCGCGCGCGGCCGTGCTGCACTACGTCGCGAGCGCTTGGAAGCGCGACAGCGCGGCGTTTCCCGACTCGCTCACCGCCTTGCTCCGCGCGATTCCGGCGCCCGCGAATCCCCTGGTGCGCGCCGCCGGGCTCGGCTGTCCGCTGTTCGCGGCGTGGCGCGACGCGCCGCCCGCAACCGTCCATCCACTCGACTGGTACGAAGCGCGCGTGCGTGACCTCGTCGTCCCGGCATGGCGCGGCGCGCGCCCGCACGCCGTCCTCGCCACCGCCCGCGGACCCATCGAGATCGAGTTGTACGCCGAGGACGCGCCGCTCACCGTGTTCAACTTTCTCTCGCTAGCACGCGCGGGCGCCTATGACCACATCGCCTTTCACCGCGTCGTCCCGGACTTCGTCGTCCAGGATGGCGACGCGCGCGGCGATGGAAACGGCGGCCCATCCTACACCATTCGCGACGAGCTGAATCGCCGTCTCTATGACCGCGGCGCCGTCGGTATGGCGCTCGGCGGCCCCGACACGGGAGGAAGCCAGTATTTCATCGCGCTGTCGCCGCAGCCGCATCTGGACGGCGGATATACCGTGTTCGGTCACGTCACGTCGGGGTACGATGCGCTCGACGCGATTGTTCAGGGCGACAGCCTGTTCACGGTTCGCGAGAAGTGA
- a CDS encoding thioesterase family protein: MPPRTSSVEFRVRYAETDRMGVVYHSHYLVWCEIGRTDHIRQSGMPYRAMEERGIVLAVAEAEIRYQSPARYDDMIRVETVISRVASRTVTFDYVISNADTGAALATASTVLVSLNREHRVVALPRDIRELLARDATASM, from the coding sequence ATGCCGCCGCGCACATCCTCCGTCGAATTTCGCGTCCGCTATGCCGAGACGGATCGCATGGGTGTGGTGTATCATTCGCACTACCTCGTGTGGTGCGAGATCGGCCGCACGGACCACATTCGGCAATCGGGCATGCCGTACCGCGCGATGGAAGAGCGGGGCATCGTGCTCGCCGTCGCCGAGGCCGAGATCCGCTACCAATCGCCGGCGCGGTACGATGACATGATCCGCGTCGAAACCGTCATCAGCCGCGTTGCCTCACGCACCGTGACTTTCGACTACGTGATCTCGAACGCCGACACCGGCGCCGCGCTCGCCACCGCGAGCACGGTGCTCGTCTCGTTGAACCGCGAGCACCGCGTGGTTGCGCTGCCTCGCGACATCCGGGAGCTCCTCGCGCGTGACGCGACCGCCTCGATGTAG
- a CDS encoding UDP-2,3-diacylglucosamine diphosphatase, with amino-acid sequence MLDAPCYVFSDAHLGAASAERERGLVSFLRSRIGQPGSLVVNGDLFDFWFEWRRVEPRGHFRTLAALADLRDAGTRVLYVGGNHDCWGGDLLTKDVGVDFHLGPWSGPLGGWRALVEHGDGLREREDRAYRRLRTVLRNRWAIRAFRWIHPDWSVGIAAGSSDVSRLRAAGDGGKGLDAIAMRHLTLRHDLDLVIFGHSHVPALRGVRDGVYANPGAWMDEQTFLVVRPERVELRRWTGSAEGDLLDFVDRGAEKTLSLP; translated from the coding sequence ATGCTCGACGCGCCGTGCTACGTGTTCTCGGATGCGCATCTCGGCGCCGCGTCGGCGGAACGCGAGCGCGGCCTCGTGTCCTTTCTGCGGAGCCGCATCGGACAGCCCGGATCGCTGGTTGTGAACGGCGATCTGTTCGACTTCTGGTTCGAGTGGCGGCGCGTCGAACCGCGCGGGCACTTTCGCACGTTGGCAGCGTTAGCCGATCTGCGCGACGCCGGCACGCGCGTGCTCTACGTGGGCGGCAATCACGACTGCTGGGGCGGCGATCTCCTGACCAAGGATGTGGGCGTCGACTTCCATCTCGGTCCGTGGTCGGGACCGTTGGGCGGCTGGCGCGCGCTCGTCGAGCACGGCGACGGGCTGCGCGAGCGCGAAGATCGCGCGTACCGCCGCCTGCGCACCGTGTTGCGCAATCGTTGGGCGATTCGCGCGTTCCGTTGGATTCATCCCGACTGGTCGGTAGGCATCGCGGCGGGCAGCTCCGATGTGAGCCGATTGCGCGCCGCGGGCGACGGTGGCAAGGGCCTCGACGCCATTGCGATGCGCCACCTCACGCTGCGACACGATCTCGATCTCGTCATCTTTGGCCACTCGCACGTACCTGCACTACGAGGCGTGCGCGATGGCGTGTACGCCAATCCCGGCGCGTGGATGGATGAGCAGACGTTCCTGGTGGTGCGTCCCGAGCGCGTCGAGCTGCGACGGTGGACCGGATCAGCCGAGGGTGACCTTCTCGACTTCGTCGATCGCGGCGCCGAGAAAACGTTGTCCCTGCCGTAG
- the murI gene encoding glutamate racemase, with protein MAPRDPIGVFDSGIGGLTVVRELVRQLPHERIIYFGDTARVPYGPKSPDTVRRYSNEIATWLADQHVKVIVVACNTATAHALEQLQRDFPLPVIGVVQPGARAAVCATRNHRIGVIGTLGTINSGAYDRAIHALAQDAEVVAQACPLFVPLVEEGWLDTEATRLIAREYLRPFTSDHIDTLVLGCTHYPLLKAMLAEVVGRDVRLIDSAEETAAETRRVLAERHLVAPPGAVGTHRFVASDAPDHFLRQGQRFLGAAIDEVEKVTLG; from the coding sequence ATGGCTCCGCGCGATCCCATCGGGGTGTTCGATTCCGGTATCGGCGGCCTAACGGTCGTCCGCGAGCTCGTGCGTCAGCTGCCGCACGAGCGCATTATTTATTTCGGCGACACCGCCCGCGTCCCGTACGGACCCAAGAGCCCCGACACCGTCCGCCGCTACAGCAACGAGATCGCTACGTGGCTCGCCGATCAGCACGTGAAAGTGATCGTCGTCGCGTGCAACACTGCCACCGCACACGCGCTCGAGCAGCTCCAGCGCGATTTCCCGCTGCCCGTCATCGGCGTCGTGCAGCCCGGCGCGCGGGCGGCCGTGTGCGCCACGCGCAATCATCGCATCGGCGTCATCGGGACGCTCGGCACCATCAACTCCGGCGCGTACGATCGTGCGATCCACGCCCTCGCGCAGGATGCGGAAGTCGTCGCGCAAGCGTGTCCGCTGTTCGTGCCGCTCGTCGAAGAGGGATGGCTCGACACCGAGGCGACGCGCCTCATCGCGCGCGAATACCTCCGCCCCTTCACATCCGATCACATCGACACGCTCGTGCTCGGCTGCACACACTATCCGCTGCTCAAGGCGATGCTCGCCGAAGTCGTTGGGCGCGACGTGCGGCTCATCGACAGCGCCGAAGAAACCGCGGCCGAAACCCGTCGCGTGCTCGCCGAGCGCCATCTGGTCGCGCCGCCGGGCGCGGTCGGCACGCACCGCTTCGTCGCCTCGGATGCGCCGGATCATTTCCTACGGCAGGGACAACGTTTTCTCGGCGCCGCGATCGACGAAGTCGAGAAGGTCACCCTCGGCTGA
- the selD gene encoding selenide, water dikinase SelD yields the protein MSTSKTREELFRLTAFARCAGUASKMGPGDLSTVLAPLPRQLDARLLVGSETFDDAGIFRLSDDLALVQTVDFFAPIVDDPYAFGQIAAANALSDVYAMGGEPLTALCIAAFPTGRLPLSVLTEILRGAQDKVREAGAVVAGGHTVVDDEPKFGLAVTGRADPRRLLTNAAAVPGDVLVLTKPIGSGILSTAAKQGKLDEDTTRVMIDTMSRLNAAASRAALAAGARCGTDITGFGLLGHASHIARASNVTIRLSRARVPLLPRAREFAEAGITTGGAERNEEYLEQRVEWGACSDVDRALLVDPQTSGGLLVALPRTAVAEYLSRVEGATEIGSADPRSSFDIIIS from the coding sequence ATGAGCACCTCCAAGACCCGCGAGGAACTGTTCCGTCTCACCGCGTTCGCGCGGTGCGCGGGTTGAGCCTCCAAGATGGGTCCGGGCGACCTGTCCACGGTGTTGGCGCCGCTGCCGCGCCAACTGGATGCACGCCTCCTCGTCGGCTCCGAGACGTTCGACGACGCGGGGATCTTTCGCCTGTCCGACGATCTCGCCCTCGTCCAGACAGTCGACTTCTTTGCACCCATCGTCGACGACCCGTACGCCTTCGGACAGATCGCGGCGGCCAACGCACTCTCCGACGTCTACGCGATGGGCGGCGAACCGCTCACCGCGCTGTGCATCGCCGCCTTCCCGACCGGACGGCTGCCGCTCAGCGTCCTAACGGAAATCCTCCGCGGCGCGCAGGACAAGGTGCGCGAGGCCGGCGCCGTCGTGGCCGGGGGCCACACCGTCGTCGATGATGAGCCGAAGTTCGGACTCGCCGTCACCGGCCGCGCGGATCCGCGGCGCTTGCTCACCAACGCGGCGGCCGTGCCCGGCGATGTCCTCGTGCTCACGAAGCCGATCGGGTCCGGCATCCTCTCCACGGCCGCCAAGCAGGGCAAGCTCGACGAGGACACGACTCGCGTCATGATCGACACCATGTCGCGACTCAACGCCGCGGCGAGCCGCGCCGCGCTCGCGGCCGGCGCGCGATGCGGCACCGACATCACCGGATTCGGACTGCTGGGACACGCGTCACACATCGCGCGCGCGAGCAACGTGACGATACGCCTGTCGCGCGCGCGCGTACCGCTGCTGCCGCGGGCGCGCGAGTTCGCCGAGGCAGGCATCACGACCGGCGGCGCCGAGCGCAACGAGGAGTATCTCGAGCAGCGCGTCGAATGGGGCGCGTGCAGCGACGTGGATCGCGCGCTGCTCGTCGACCCGCAGACGTCCGGCGGACTCCTCGTCGCGCTGCCGCGCACCGCGGTGGCCGAGTATCTTTCGCGCGTCGAGGGCGCGACTGAGATCGGGAGCGCGGACCCTCGTTCTTCCTTCGACATCATCATCTCGTGA
- a CDS encoding Rid family detoxifying hydrolase — protein sequence MSLPSVSTPNAPAAIGPYSQAVRAGELLFTAGQIALDPASGKFLEGDITQQTDRVMENLTAVLAAAGAAWTDVVKTTVFLVDLADFSTFNDAYARHLDGARPARSTVQVAALPRGARVEIEVIARAPR from the coding sequence GTGTCTCTTCCTTCCGTCTCCACGCCTAACGCTCCCGCGGCCATCGGCCCCTACTCGCAGGCCGTCCGCGCCGGCGAGCTGCTCTTTACCGCCGGGCAGATCGCGCTCGACCCCGCGTCGGGCAAGTTTCTCGAGGGCGACATCACCCAGCAGACCGACCGCGTGATGGAGAATCTGACCGCGGTGCTCGCGGCTGCCGGCGCGGCCTGGACGGACGTCGTCAAGACCACCGTGTTCCTGGTCGACCTCGCCGATTTCAGCACGTTCAACGACGCGTACGCGCGCCACCTCGACGGCGCGCGGCCGGCGCGGTCCACCGTGCAGGTGGCGGCGCTGCCGCGCGGCGCGCGCGTCGAAATCGAAGTGATTGCTCGGGCCCCGCGATAG
- a CDS encoding formate--tetrahydrofolate ligase, translated as MSTTVPSDIEIAQRARMRPITDVAADLGLAPDELDLYGKYKAKIALDVSQRPTRGRLVLVTGINPTAAGEGKSTTLVGLAQALRRIGSNAVMCMREPSLGPVFGIKGGAAGGGYAQVVPMQDINLHFTGDFHAIATAHALLSALLDNHLTQGNALDIDPRRITWPRTIDMNDRALRQAVIGLGGVANGVPREERWVIVPASEIMAVVALASSREDLEARLARIIVGSTAGAERKPVRAGDLKAVGAMTLLLQDAIRPNLVQTLEGGPALLHAGPFGNIAHGCNSIIATKTGLALADVVLTEAGFGSDLGAEKFFDIKCRFGGLEPELAVLVATVRALKMNGGANKKDLGTENLGALEKGLPNLQAHIENVKQFGVPVIVAVNRFTSDTDAELAMVADFASRQGVCASVNDVWARGGAGGEELAREVLAALDRGGSNYTPLYDTARPIRDKIDTIVRKVYGGDGADYSAKASRTIDYLESIGLGDTPVCMAKTQYSFTDDPTRLGRPRGFRITINEVYPSAGAGFVVAQAGDIMTMPGLPKEPAADHMAVKPDGSIVGLF; from the coding sequence GTGTCTACGACTGTTCCATCCGATATCGAGATTGCCCAACGGGCGCGTATGCGCCCGATCACCGACGTCGCCGCCGATCTCGGTCTGGCGCCCGACGAGCTCGATCTCTACGGCAAGTACAAAGCGAAGATCGCGCTCGACGTCTCGCAGCGCCCAACGCGCGGCCGGCTGGTGCTCGTCACCGGGATCAATCCAACGGCCGCCGGTGAAGGGAAGAGCACGACCCTCGTCGGACTCGCGCAGGCGCTGCGCCGCATCGGCAGCAACGCCGTGATGTGCATGCGCGAGCCGAGCCTCGGCCCCGTCTTCGGCATCAAGGGCGGCGCTGCGGGCGGCGGCTATGCGCAGGTGGTTCCGATGCAGGACATCAACCTGCACTTCACGGGCGACTTTCACGCGATCGCGACGGCGCACGCGCTATTGTCGGCGCTGCTCGACAACCATCTGACGCAGGGCAACGCGCTCGACATCGATCCGCGCCGCATCACGTGGCCGCGCACGATCGACATGAACGACCGCGCGCTGCGGCAGGCGGTGATCGGGTTAGGCGGCGTCGCCAACGGCGTGCCGCGCGAAGAGCGGTGGGTGATCGTGCCGGCCAGCGAGATCATGGCGGTCGTCGCACTCGCGTCGAGCCGCGAGGATCTCGAGGCGCGGCTCGCGCGCATCATCGTCGGATCCACCGCCGGGGCCGAGCGCAAACCGGTGCGCGCGGGCGATCTCAAGGCGGTCGGCGCGATGACCCTGCTGCTCCAGGATGCGATCCGGCCGAACCTGGTGCAGACGCTGGAAGGCGGACCCGCGCTGCTGCACGCCGGACCGTTCGGCAACATCGCCCATGGCTGCAACAGCATCATCGCGACCAAGACCGGCCTCGCGCTCGCCGATGTCGTCCTAACGGAAGCGGGGTTCGGTTCGGACCTCGGCGCCGAAAAGTTCTTCGACATCAAATGCCGCTTCGGCGGACTCGAGCCCGAGCTGGCCGTGCTCGTCGCGACCGTGCGCGCCCTGAAGATGAACGGCGGCGCGAACAAGAAGGACCTGGGCACCGAGAACCTGGGCGCGCTCGAGAAGGGTTTGCCTAACTTGCAGGCGCACATCGAGAACGTGAAGCAGTTCGGCGTGCCCGTGATCGTGGCCGTCAATCGCTTCACCTCCGACACGGACGCCGAGCTGGCGATGGTTGCCGACTTTGCGTCGAGGCAGGGCGTGTGCGCGTCCGTCAACGACGTGTGGGCGAGGGGCGGCGCGGGCGGCGAAGAGCTCGCTCGCGAAGTCCTCGCCGCCCTGGACCGCGGCGGCTCGAACTACACGCCCCTGTACGACACAGCGCGGCCCATCCGCGACAAGATCGACACCATCGTGCGCAAGGTCTACGGCGGCGACGGCGCCGACTATTCCGCCAAAGCGTCGCGGACCATCGACTATCTCGAGTCGATCGGCCTCGGCGACACACCGGTGTGCATGGCCAAGACACAGTACTCGTTCACCGATGATCCGACGCGGCTCGGCCGACCCCGCGGATTTCGCATCACGATCAACGAGGTGTATCCATCGGCCGGCGCCGGGTTCGTCGTCGCGCAAGCGGGCGACATCATGACGATGCCGGGACTGCCGAAGGAACCCGCCGCGGACCACATGGCGGTGAAGCCCGACGGCAGCATCGTGGGGCTGTTCTGA